One Gemmatimonadales bacterium genomic window carries:
- a CDS encoding ABC transporter substrate-binding protein, with protein sequence EVDFILAPPPDEVEALRKDKYQVLQSNAPHIWYWHLNMKDDKFKDVRVRKALQMSVDKDRMCKELLRGTAKPAWSMISPATVAYDPKYKPYSYDPEKAKALLKDAGLGGGFETTFWTSTSGSGQMIPVAMAEWIQRDLAKVGIKVKLETFDWITYLSKMFQGLRPGHGAYQLSWGMTSNFWIDIVARSTRQPDKGVNVGWYANPRVDGLLDSARAELDDKKRAAIYKQIDRIIMEEDAAFFPICNDLNLVVLSPKVKGFVNPPEEWFQLWTPWVEA encoded by the coding sequence CGAGGTCGACTTCATCCTCGCGCCCCCGCCCGACGAGGTGGAGGCGCTACGGAAGGACAAGTACCAGGTGCTGCAGTCCAACGCCCCTCACATCTGGTACTGGCACCTGAACATGAAGGACGACAAGTTCAAGGACGTGCGGGTGCGCAAGGCGCTCCAGATGTCGGTCGACAAGGACCGGATGTGCAAGGAGCTGCTCCGCGGCACCGCGAAGCCGGCGTGGAGCATGATCTCCCCCGCCACCGTCGCCTACGACCCGAAGTACAAGCCCTACTCCTACGACCCGGAGAAGGCCAAGGCGCTGCTCAAGGACGCGGGCCTCGGGGGCGGCTTCGAGACCACGTTCTGGACCTCGACGTCGGGCTCGGGCCAGATGATCCCGGTGGCGATGGCGGAGTGGATCCAGCGCGATCTCGCCAAGGTGGGCATCAAGGTGAAGCTCGAGACCTTCGACTGGATCACCTACCTCTCCAAGATGTTCCAGGGGCTGCGCCCGGGCCACGGGGCCTACCAGCTCTCGTGGGGCATGACCAGCAACTTCTGGATCGACATCGTGGCCCGCTCCACGCGCCAGCCCGACAAGGGCGTGAACGTGGGCTGGTACGCGAACCCCAGGGTGGACGGCCTGCTCGACAGCGCGCGGGCCGAGCTCGACGACAAGAAGCGCGCCGCGATCTACAAGCAGATCGACCGGATCATCATGGAGGAGGACGCCGCGTTCTTCCCCATCTGCAACGACCTGAACCTGGTGGTCCTGAGCCCGAAGGTGAAGGGCTTCGTGAACCCGCCCGAGGAGTGGTTCCAGCTCTGGACCCCCTGGGTCGAGGCCTAG